In a single window of the Rhineura floridana isolate rRhiFlo1 chromosome 3, rRhiFlo1.hap2, whole genome shotgun sequence genome:
- the TATDN2 gene encoding putative deoxyribonuclease TATDN2: MQPNRRRKIEWDSSSTGSLAKYCKLTKEGLPHHSHNSSFASKAAAFGKVQTLYSPVSSYKEFSRTSFTAEDSSSDECETDDGINRVVRESPDHSLSSKVCLVKHPTCDMSKENVTSQESLKQKIKQDGCSDAGPSITASTEGKGASKEANAECGQRRVKDQDQGSRVIYRKALLGIIGQALQARREVASPNGIHKESPHRKEASGSAGNPRHLSIESKLGEQQRGKDSNCLKTIEKEQINISIRQDRKESHQSSGSSRCVSVVSRSERDKVFKQESNLQEAATKEENKSSRQSGKEASRPGGSSRHIHALSRLEDESEVKQESTFQTAPAKNENKTSGCSGKEASRLVGSSRRIHTLRRLEDESKVKQESTFQKALAKDENKTSGSSGKEASRPVGNSRHMSALSRFENEPELTQEPNGKTFTEDINISVGQSKKKLCRESCRSDDNFKSKSNLSQIGDEKHKQEFTKQPSKSDEDNACASLCKKESERPENQLRCVSDISGYKDEELFKQVCSSQKSTTKEASTCTKQKTVPKEKYIASSSCETQSGAKKEFVNFERTVIVESSPKLVFVDEPNSAVNEKFIEQKRELSVESDWSDMEDEEPLATFSQEDSVPNPDTSERAETSVLATELVMYPPHLYSRRMSEYTKYWTSSPKPTDCPPFSCSSEEASYANHLCDISLDISAGSPSNISRDKEPCMHRRPQSHGSQLVCEEKNRRRSMEVASCVPIFSTSRKSDSFVNHSVNQDLPGDLPKYLEEGFIDTHCHLDMLYSKIAFRGTFSKFRKTYDSTFPKEFQGCIADFCDPCTLNNNLWEDLLKEDMVWGAFGCHPHFARYYTDLHERSLLEAMRHPKAIAFGEMGLDYSYKCSTEVPKQHKVFERQLNLAVSLRKPLVIHCRDADDDLLEIMKKCVPKDYKIHRHCFTGRYSAIEPLLDYFPNLTVGFTALLTYPSANEARESVRKIPLSRIVVETDAPYFLPRQVPKSVCQYSHPGVALHTVKEIARLKEVPLSVMLSILRQNTNRIYEL; this comes from the exons ATGCAGCCAAACAGGAGACGTAAAATAGAGTGGGACAGCTCGTCTACTGGCTCACTTGCCAAATACTGCAAACTCACTAAAGAAGGGCTGCCACATCATTCCCATAACAGTAGTTTTGCTAGCAAGGCAGCTGCATTCGGAAAGGTTCAAACCTTGTACTCCCCAGTGTCGTCTTATAAAGAGTTTTCCAGAACATCGTTCACTGCAGAGGATTCTTCCTCTGATGAGTGTGAAACAGATGATGGAATCAACCGTGTGGTTAGAGAGAGCCCAGATCATTCCCTTTCAAGTAAAGTCTGCCTTGTAAAACATCCCACCTGTGATATGTCTAAAGAAAATGTGACATCTCAAGAATCCTTGAAACAAAAG ATTAAACAAGATGGCTGCAGTGATGCAGGCCCAAGCATCACAGCAAGTACAGAAGGAAAAGGTGCCTCAAAGGAAGCAAATGCTGAATGTGGCCAGAGGAGAGTGAAGGACCAGGACCAGGGATCTCGAGTAATATACCGCAAGGCTCTGCTCGGTATAATTGGGCAAGCATTACAAGCTAGAAGAGAGGTGGCATCTCCAAATGGAATTCATAAAGAAAGCCCTCATAGAAAAGAGGCATCTGGATCAGCTGGCAACCCGAGACATCTCTCGATAGAATCAAAACTTGGAGAACAGCAACGTGGAAAAGATTCAAATTGTCTGAAAACTATAGAAAAAGAGCAAATCAATATATCTATCAGGCAGGACAGAAAAGAATCTCATCAGTCATCTGGCAGCTCAAGATGTGTGTCTGTAGTTTCAAGGTCAGAAAGAGACAAAGTATTTAAACAGGAGTCCAACTTGCAGGAAGCTGCtacaaaagaagaaaataaaagctcTAGACAAAGTGGAAAAGAAGCTTCCAGACCAGGGGGCAGTTCAAGGCATATTCATGCATTAAGCAGATTGGAAGATGAATCAGAAGTTAAACAGGAGTCCACCTTTCAGACAGCTCctgcaaaaaatgaaaataaaacctCTGGGTGTAGTGGAAAAGAGGCTTCCAGACTAGTGGGCAGCTCAAGGCGTATTCATACATTAAGAAGATTGGAAGATGAATCAAAAGTTAAACAGGAGTCCACCTTTCAGAAAGCTCTTGCAAAAGATGAAAATAAAACCTCTGGGAGTAGTGGAAAAGAGGCTTCCAGACCAGTGGGCAACTCAAGGCATATGTCTGCATTATCACGATTTGAAAATGAACCAGAACTTACACAGGAGCCTAATGGCAAAACATTTACAGAGGACATCAATATTTCTGTTggacaaagtaaaaaaaaactttgcagagAGTCTTGCAGATCAGATGACAATTTTAAAAGCAAGTCTAACCTTTCACAAATTGGAGATGAAAAACATAAACAAGAGTTCACCAAACAGCCAAGTAAAAGCGATGAAGACAATGCTTGTGCCAGTCTATGTAAAAAGGAATCTGAGAGACCAGAAAACCAGTTGAGATGTGTCTCTGACATTTCAGGGTATAAAGATGAAGAATTGTTCAAGCAGGTTTGCAGTAGTCAGAAATCTACTACAAAAGAAGCAAGTACTTGCACAAAGCAGAAGACTGTGCCAAAAGAAAAATACATTGCCTCCAGTTCATGTGAGACACAGAGTGGTGCTAAAAAGGAGTTTGTGAATTTCGAGAGGACAGTTATTGTTGAATCTTCTCCAAAACTTGTGTTTGTAGATGAACCCAATTCAGCAGTGAATGAGAAG TTTATAGAGCAAAAAAGAGAGTTGTCAGTTGAAAGTGATTGGTCTGACATGGAGGATGAAGAACCCCTGGCTACTTTCTCCCAGGAGGATTCTGTCCCAAACCCTGATACATCAGAAAGAGCTGAGACTTCAGTGTTGGCAACAGAGTTGGTGATGTATCCGCCTCATCTGTACAGTCGCAGGATGAGTGAATACACAAAGTATTGGACTAGCAGCCCCAAGCCAACAGATTGTCCTCCTTTTTCATGTTCCTCTGAAGAGGCTTCATATGCCAACCATCTTTGTGATATTTCTTTAGATATCTCAGCTGGTTCCCCATCAAATATATCAAGGGATAAAGAACCTTGCATGCATCGTAGACCACAGTCACATGGTTCTCAGTTGGTCTGTGAGGAGAAAAACAGACGAAGGAGTATGGAAGTAGCATCCTGCGTTCCTATCTTCTCCACATCGCGCAAGTCGGACTCTTTTGTTAATCATTCTGTAAACCAGGATTTGCCTGGTGACCTACCTAAATATTTAGAAGAAGGGTTTATTGACACCCACTGCCATCTGGATATGTTATATTCAAAGATAGCTTTCAGGGGCACTTTTTCAAAGTTTAGAAAGACTTATGACAGTACCTTTCCTAAAGAATTTCAAGGCTGTATAGCTGACTTTTGTGACCCTTGTACCTTGAACAACAACTTATGGGAAGATTTATTAAAGGAAGACATGGTTTGGGGGGCATTTGGTTGTCATCCACACTTTGCACGTTACTACACGGACCTTCATGAAAGAAGTCTCTTAGAGGCAATGAGGCACCCCAAAGCTATTGCCTTTGGAGAAATGGGGCTGGATTATTCTTATAAATGTAGTACTGAAGTCCCGAAACAGCATAAG GTATTTGAAAGGCAACTGAATCTAGCTGTTTCCTTAAGGAAGCCATTGGTAATTCACTGCAGAGATGCTGATGATGACCTGTTGGAAATCATGAAAAAATGTGTACCAAAAGACTACAAAATACACAG GCATTGCTTTACTGGCAGATACAGTGCCATAGAACCATTACTGGACTATTTTCCAAATCTTACTGTTGGA